A genomic region of Raphanus sativus cultivar WK10039 chromosome 6, ASM80110v3, whole genome shotgun sequence contains the following coding sequences:
- the LOC108811105 gene encoding protein GOLVEN 6-like, with protein MKLIRVTFLLCALTFLFLITSTSAGVTENIMSKMAPRKLMIISSEHDNVMTSGAHEGSSEQLSVTSSGKSKNEEKRLSEKEEENALSKYLSMDYPKFRRRRPVHNNMPRSP; from the exons ATGAAGCTAATTAGAGTCACCTTCTTGCTTTGTGCATTGACCTTTTTATTCCTTATTACTTCAACTTCAGCAGGTGTAACCGAAAATATTATGAGTAAAATGGCGCCACGGAAACTCATGATCATCTCTAGTGAACATGATAAT GTGATGACATCAGGTGCTCATGAAGGTTCAAGTGAGCAACTTTCGGTCACTTCTTCTG GAAAATCTAAGAATGAAGAGAAGAGATTAAGTGAAAAAGAAGAGGAGAATGCTCTATCGAAGTATCTATCGATGGATTATCCAAAGTTTAGAAGAAGACGACCAGTTCACAACAATATGCCTCGGAGTCCatga